The following are from one region of the Thermofilum sp. genome:
- a CDS encoding DUF1512 domain-containing protein, giving the protein MNGDVGSIVGWLVAIIALSFVMQELQVYRAITEVENYLGILRAARDRALSALREQFRRYRESDSEADLDKRIYRLVEVKLIPPTDLDPYGIVKKLKHILMVGEESIEREVSLAAPKAAAHEVKNLVVMAEIARALNEVYKQLNHYYLIARRFKSLWLLMQLNAVMPFIMEEVRAIEGAVEAFRKALPIGDSAGPLVATFLMRKYGVEHFFEPAKDTVVAKVTAKGKDLYVVKAKGPGGTTGHYDDAVEWVFQRAKPSVIVTVDAALKYEGEPSGIVAHGYGVAIGGVGVEKYGIEEVASRHSVPLYAVLIKMSESEALSIMTEEIYRGVREAVSIVEEIIEKAPEGSTILLIGVGNTVGVPQ; this is encoded by the coding sequence GTGAATGGTGATGTAGGCAGCATAGTGGGGTGGCTTGTGGCCATCATAGCTCTTTCTTTCGTCATGCAGGAGCTTCAAGTCTACAGGGCGATAACTGAGGTGGAGAACTACCTTGGGATACTCAGAGCGGCCAGGGATAGAGCTCTCTCTGCTTTGAGGGAGCAGTTCAGGAGGTACAGGGAGTCTGACAGCGAGGCTGATCTGGACAAGAGGATATACAGGCTGGTGGAGGTTAAGTTAATACCGCCGACGGATCTCGACCCCTACGGTATTGTGAAAAAGTTGAAGCATATTCTCATGGTTGGAGAGGAGAGCATAGAGCGTGAAGTTTCACTGGCGGCCCCCAAGGCGGCGGCACACGAAGTAAAGAACCTGGTGGTGATGGCAGAGATCGCGAGAGCGCTTAACGAGGTATACAAGCAGCTGAACCACTACTACCTAATCGCGAGGCGCTTCAAGAGTTTATGGCTCCTCATGCAGCTGAATGCTGTCATGCCGTTCATCATGGAGGAGGTGCGCGCCATCGAGGGGGCTGTTGAGGCCTTCAGAAAAGCGTTGCCTATAGGCGACTCCGCAGGGCCTCTGGTTGCCACCTTCCTTATGCGGAAGTACGGTGTCGAGCACTTTTTCGAGCCGGCAAAGGATACGGTCGTCGCAAAGGTCACCGCAAAGGGAAAGGACCTCTACGTTGTTAAAGCCAAGGGGCCAGGCGGGACTACGGGCCACTACGACGATGCTGTGGAGTGGGTGTTTCAGCGGGCTAAACCCTCTGTCATCGTGACGGTCGATGCTGCTCTGAAGTATGAAGGTGAGCCATCCGGGATAGTTGCCCACGGCTACGGAGTCGCTATAGGCGGAGTGGGTGTTGAGAAGTATGGAATAGAGGAGGTAGCCTCCAGGCACTCGGTTCCGCTGTACGCAGTTCTGATAAAAATGTCTGAGAGCGAAGCGCTCTCAATAATGACGGAGGAGATTTACAGAGGCGTGAGAGAAGCTGTCAGTATAGTTGAGGAAATCATAGAGAAGGCTCCGGAGGGATCCACCATCCTACTTATAGGCGTGGGGAACACAGTGGGTGTTCCGCAATGA
- a CDS encoding DNA topoisomerase VI subunit B, translating to MERFRGLSPAEFFHRNREVAGFANPARALYQTIRELVENSLDATENHGILPVIYVEVQQDPENENRVTVIVADNGIGIPLHEVPNVFGRVFYGSKYVIRQSRGVFGLGVKMAVLYAQMTTGKPIYVRTAPLKSPVEGEYYLQIDISRNIPHVLRARFRRKDRDWHGTVVKLTLEGSWLLAKKRILEYIKRTALITPYASIRLKTPEEDIKFKRVTRKLPEPPSTGLYHPRGVDIEVLKEMLRSLNSNDITLHEFLVKNFEGVGEKIALDFLSWAGFDPGKKVKDLKSEDLEQLATKMKAYEGWRRPRPYTLSPLGSQLLEEGVKRILSPEFVAAVSRPPSSYGGHPFIVEAAIAYGGEIPPGDSPLLLRFANRMPLLYDEGVDVSRKIVDSIDWSIYKVKFPAPLAVVIHICSTKIPFKGVGKEAIADVPEIERELEIAVREISRELRLYLSRLERLQEARRKEVIFRKYMKEVAGALSYITSIREEELLLKLEELVRGELGKVSFVEEGNGSGSE from the coding sequence GTGGAGAGGTTCCGTGGGCTATCACCAGCAGAATTCTTTCACAGGAACAGGGAGGTAGCGGGGTTCGCCAACCCAGCTAGAGCTCTCTACCAGACTATAAGGGAGCTTGTAGAAAACTCTCTCGACGCGACTGAGAATCACGGTATACTCCCCGTGATATACGTCGAAGTGCAGCAGGACCCCGAGAATGAGAACAGAGTCACGGTGATCGTCGCGGATAATGGTATAGGTATTCCGCTCCACGAGGTGCCGAATGTTTTCGGGAGAGTGTTCTACGGCTCCAAGTACGTAATCCGCCAGAGCAGAGGCGTTTTCGGCCTCGGCGTCAAGATGGCTGTTCTCTATGCTCAAATGACGACGGGTAAGCCTATATACGTGCGCACAGCACCGCTGAAATCCCCGGTCGAGGGAGAGTACTACCTTCAGATCGATATCAGCAGGAATATCCCGCATGTACTCAGAGCGCGGTTCAGGAGGAAAGATCGCGACTGGCACGGAACAGTCGTCAAGCTTACGCTAGAAGGCTCGTGGTTGCTCGCCAAGAAAAGGATTCTCGAGTATATTAAGAGGACGGCTCTGATAACCCCTTACGCGAGCATCCGCCTCAAAACCCCAGAGGAAGACATCAAGTTCAAAAGAGTTACGAGGAAGCTTCCCGAGCCCCCCTCCACAGGGCTCTACCATCCGCGGGGAGTTGACATCGAGGTTCTGAAGGAAATGCTGAGGTCGCTGAACTCTAACGATATTACTCTCCACGAGTTCCTGGTGAAGAACTTTGAGGGCGTAGGGGAGAAGATTGCCTTAGACTTCCTCAGCTGGGCGGGCTTTGATCCCGGTAAGAAAGTAAAGGATCTGAAGAGCGAGGATTTAGAGCAGCTCGCCACCAAGATGAAGGCCTACGAAGGATGGAGGCGTCCTCGGCCCTACACGCTCTCACCCCTGGGCTCGCAGCTGCTTGAGGAAGGGGTGAAGAGAATCCTGTCCCCAGAGTTCGTGGCCGCTGTCTCGAGGCCCCCCTCATCCTATGGCGGTCATCCCTTCATAGTGGAAGCAGCGATCGCTTACGGCGGTGAGATACCCCCGGGGGATTCTCCGCTACTTCTGCGGTTTGCGAACAGGATGCCTTTGCTCTACGATGAGGGAGTCGACGTTTCGAGGAAAATCGTCGATTCTATCGACTGGTCTATCTACAAGGTGAAGTTCCCCGCGCCTCTAGCGGTCGTGATCCACATATGCTCTACTAAGATCCCCTTCAAGGGGGTAGGCAAGGAGGCTATTGCCGACGTTCCAGAAATCGAGAGGGAGCTCGAGATAGCCGTGAGGGAAATTTCGCGGGAGCTCAGGCTATACCTTTCAAGGCTCGAGAGGCTTCAGGAGGCAAGAAGGAAGGAGGTTATTTTCCGGAAGTACATGAAGGAGGTCGCAGGCGCGCTAAGTTATATAACGTCTATTAGGGAGGAGGAGCTGCTACTCAAACTCGAGGAGCTAGTTAGAGGAGAGCTCGGCAAGGTGAGTTTCGTTGAAGAGGGGAATGGTTCAGGCTCCGAGTGA
- a CDS encoding nucleoside-triphosphatase has product MRGRGLCRRLLAQPPRLLFREAQLKAAIEKLARKNSVRIEGPPGVGKTTLARMAAASLGRVTYVAGFACRTYNCLRARIDFSALNIIDDYGLILRDNSVVKLVESIPWKVVVTHPGLYARELDSLPSVHMPPYTFQEIRQILLERVQRLSLTVDAGVIDECAREAAEHSGSIRLALLLLYERVT; this is encoded by the coding sequence ATGAGGGGGAGGGGGCTTTGTCGGAGGCTACTGGCTCAACCTCCTCGCCTTCTCTTTAGAGAAGCTCAGCTAAAAGCGGCTATTGAAAAACTTGCGCGAAAGAATAGTGTAAGAATCGAGGGACCTCCTGGCGTGGGAAAAACTACGCTAGCTAGAATGGCTGCGGCTAGCCTTGGAAGGGTCACCTATGTCGCGGGCTTTGCTTGTAGAACCTACAACTGCTTGAGAGCTAGGATCGACTTCAGCGCGCTGAACATCATAGATGATTACGGCTTAATTCTACGCGATAACAGTGTTGTAAAACTCGTAGAGAGCATTCCCTGGAAGGTGGTCGTCACTCACCCTGGGTTGTACGCGAGAGAGCTTGATTCTCTGCCTTCCGTGCACATGCCGCCTTACACTTTTCAAGAAATCAGGCAGATCCTGCTCGAGAGGGTTCAAAGGTTATCACTTACTGTCGACGCGGGCGTTATTGATGAGTGCGCGCGGGAAGCTGCGGAGCACAGCGGAAGCATCAGGCTGGCACTGCTGCTACTGTACGAGAGAGTTACCTAG
- a CDS encoding UPF0147 family protein, with protein sequence MAEAPIQIRHALEILKQIADDRGVPRNIRRVATESIEVLLDPKMTPGLKAASVISKLEEVSMDPNTPLFARTKIWQVVSLLEQVRDS encoded by the coding sequence ATGGCGGAGGCGCCGATCCAGATACGCCACGCGCTAGAAATCCTCAAACAGATAGCTGACGATCGTGGCGTGCCGAGGAACATCAGGCGTGTTGCAACAGAGTCGATAGAAGTTCTCCTGGACCCGAAGATGACCCCAGGACTCAAGGCGGCTTCGGTGATTTCCAAGCTAGAGGAAGTCTCGATGGATCCTAACACCCCGCTCTTCGCTAGAACCAAGATATGGCAGGTCGTATCCCTGCTAGAGCAGGTTAGGGATTCGTGA
- a CDS encoding ATPase, T2SS/T4P/T4SS family produces the protein MRLRTGELGQGEVARKKSPLLKLKLLGSNFLRIPHFSETARASSQPCEPAYPLCREEKKIIVYACRDRGSLEMIEALRRILASLPREERPKVKLRVLKLREPSQLQTYIEQLGELFGGVYLRDLRKHGIRALPAIVVDGEKVLEGRYPSEDELRALLAPAPRQAPELPPEQRAEQAPSGGEAAPQHGRYFLPPLATPEGATPAQGLCSPSSPMLHQQRLPKIRVRDKNRLEGAEVPLPPLAHGRVVRTPSGTIFIGDGAVRVYAEREGEWGPLQPLAEYPGTQEVFIRELDGEVYITAGIEGRRYVVELPRQLLVERLAQRIAIEAGIPLSERNPQDSGEFKGWRVNLALPQLAGGWQLSAARVVKVEPFKAEPLLLARLVALAASPNSITFVGPPGSGKTTALIGVLSAIVKLWPKLRVSIVEEEPEVATQVRGPNVVTYFSFGDRSVTANIRATRRYDRPDLLVVGELRGEEVPSWFEAAGSGIPVLTTAHSSGFRDALKRLDTLIQAAGLRASVLDVVRVWVVCGKVVSSEGGVQRGVQAVYVTTPEGLQPIFKAGRHLPEREFLMLLPPELQLGLEGACGGEGESNAEKVYERLKQVFGPPSPAIFEKMEPLPLNLVEYGEEKWV, from the coding sequence ATGAGGCTCAGAACCGGGGAGCTGGGACAGGGCGAAGTCGCTCGGAAGAAATCACCGCTCCTCAAGCTTAAGCTGCTCGGATCTAACTTCCTTCGAATCCCCCATTTCTCCGAAACTGCTCGCGCATCCTCCCAGCCTTGCGAACCCGCCTACCCACTCTGCAGGGAGGAGAAGAAAATCATAGTATACGCGTGCCGTGACCGGGGCTCGCTAGAGATGATCGAGGCTCTCCGGAGAATACTCGCGAGCTTACCGAGGGAGGAGAGGCCGAAGGTGAAGCTGAGAGTGCTCAAGCTGCGGGAGCCTTCTCAGCTGCAGACCTACATCGAGCAGCTCGGCGAGCTCTTCGGAGGTGTATACTTGAGAGATTTGAGGAAGCACGGTATCCGCGCACTCCCAGCAATAGTGGTGGACGGCGAGAAAGTCCTAGAGGGTAGGTACCCCTCTGAGGACGAGCTTAGAGCGCTGCTAGCACCCGCTCCGCGGCAAGCGCCAGAACTCCCGCCAGAGCAGCGTGCTGAGCAAGCTCCCAGCGGTGGAGAAGCCGCGCCCCAGCACGGCCGGTACTTCCTCCCGCCACTCGCCACTCCAGAGGGGGCGACGCCGGCTCAGGGGCTTTGCTCCCCATCTTCACCGATGCTTCACCAACAGAGGTTGCCGAAAATTCGCGTGAGGGATAAGAATAGGCTCGAGGGCGCTGAGGTGCCGCTGCCTCCCCTCGCGCACGGGAGGGTCGTTAGGACTCCCAGCGGAACCATATTCATCGGTGACGGTGCCGTGCGAGTGTACGCTGAGCGGGAGGGCGAGTGGGGGCCGCTGCAGCCCCTAGCGGAGTACCCCGGGACGCAGGAGGTCTTTATCCGCGAGCTAGATGGGGAGGTGTACATCACAGCCGGCATCGAGGGGAGGCGCTACGTGGTTGAGCTGCCCAGGCAGCTCCTCGTCGAAAGGCTGGCCCAGAGAATCGCGATCGAGGCAGGGATCCCGCTCAGCGAGCGGAACCCGCAGGACAGCGGCGAGTTCAAGGGGTGGCGTGTGAACCTCGCGCTGCCGCAGCTAGCTGGCGGCTGGCAGCTCTCCGCCGCTAGAGTTGTTAAAGTGGAGCCGTTTAAGGCCGAGCCGCTCCTCCTCGCGAGGCTCGTCGCACTGGCTGCGTCGCCTAACAGTATTACATTCGTCGGCCCCCCGGGCTCCGGCAAGACCACCGCTCTCATAGGTGTTCTCAGCGCGATCGTTAAACTGTGGCCTAAGCTCCGTGTATCTATAGTTGAGGAGGAGCCCGAGGTGGCGACGCAGGTTCGGGGGCCGAACGTCGTCACCTACTTCAGCTTCGGCGATAGGAGCGTGACGGCGAACATCAGGGCTACTAGGCGCTACGACAGGCCCGACCTCCTGGTGGTAGGCGAGCTGAGGGGCGAGGAGGTGCCCAGCTGGTTCGAGGCAGCTGGCAGCGGCATCCCCGTGCTGACCACGGCGCACAGCAGTGGCTTTAGGGATGCACTGAAGCGGTTAGATACGCTGATACAGGCTGCGGGTTTGAGAGCTTCTGTCCTAGATGTCGTGAGGGTCTGGGTAGTGTGCGGGAAAGTGGTGTCATCTGAAGGCGGTGTTCAGCGCGGAGTACAGGCGGTGTACGTTACTACGCCTGAAGGGCTGCAGCCCATCTTCAAGGCGGGGAGGCACCTGCCGGAGAGGGAGTTCCTGATGCTTCTCCCGCCCGAGCTCCAGCTCGGATTGGAAGGCGCATGCGGCGGTGAGGGCGAGAGCAACGCTGAGAAAGTCTACGAGCGGCTGAAACAGGTCTTTGGACCTCCCTCGCCCGCTATATTCGAGAAGATGGAACCTCTGCCGTTGAACCTCGTTGAATATGGTGAAGAAAAATGGGTATAG
- a CDS encoding 4Fe-4S cluster-binding domain-containing protein, whose product MKIRKLPSGSAVYGKLPRGCELCQQGLKTVVFLTGLCPQRCFYCPLSSERKDKDVLYVNEVLSSPENLFETVLAEVLRSASMGVSITGGEPLAKPNLVTGLTRFLKDKLSRDFHVHLYTSGIPLGGKLVGDLVDSGVDEMRIHSPLHRLEKVLETVKQEGDGLSVGLEYPALPGKLDQLLLLLDIAEKRELDFIVLNELEFTETNAQSLLLRGYSMLPDYRGAQGSRETALALLEEAEKRAATVNVHFCPVSVKDSVQTSLRVYRHANLNALPYHVVTDEGTVLEVNYTLLSKVEPVAALYPRGKLPMFFADSVTEGLLSEKSLVLGGLALEEVPLRGSNSRALRGVALRKGGAEP is encoded by the coding sequence GTGAAAATCCGAAAGCTGCCCTCTGGCAGTGCGGTTTACGGGAAGCTGCCCAGAGGGTGCGAGCTCTGCCAGCAAGGGTTAAAAACTGTTGTTTTTCTCACCGGGCTGTGCCCTCAACGCTGCTTTTACTGCCCGCTGAGCAGTGAGCGTAAAGACAAAGATGTGCTGTACGTTAACGAGGTGCTTTCATCACCTGAAAACCTCTTTGAAACAGTGCTGGCCGAGGTTTTGCGCTCCGCCTCTATGGGCGTAAGTATAACTGGCGGCGAACCCTTAGCTAAGCCTAACCTTGTCACCGGCCTCACCCGTTTCTTAAAGGATAAATTATCCAGGGATTTTCACGTGCACTTGTACACTTCTGGGATACCCCTCGGCGGTAAACTGGTAGGAGATCTCGTCGACTCCGGAGTCGACGAGATGAGAATTCACTCGCCGCTGCATCGTCTCGAAAAAGTGCTGGAGACTGTGAAGCAGGAGGGGGATGGTTTGTCTGTAGGTCTGGAGTATCCGGCTTTACCCGGCAAGCTGGATCAGCTGCTACTGTTACTCGACATAGCTGAGAAAAGAGAGCTGGATTTCATTGTGTTGAATGAGCTCGAGTTTACCGAGACGAACGCGCAATCGCTGCTGCTCCGAGGTTACTCGATGCTTCCAGATTACCGAGGAGCCCAGGGTAGCAGAGAAACGGCCCTCGCGCTGCTAGAGGAAGCTGAGAAGCGAGCAGCGACCGTAAACGTACACTTCTGCCCAGTATCCGTGAAGGATAGTGTGCAGACCTCCTTGAGGGTGTACAGGCACGCGAACCTTAACGCTTTGCCTTACCACGTGGTGACCGATGAGGGAACCGTTCTGGAGGTCAACTACACGCTCTTGAGTAAAGTGGAGCCCGTGGCCGCCCTCTACCCTAGGGGTAAATTACCCATGTTTTTCGCCGACTCGGTAACGGAGGGTTTGCTTTCCGAGAAAAGCCTCGTTCTAGGGGGGCTCGCTCTGGAAGAGGTTCCTCTCCGCGGGAGTAATTCCCGAGCCCTACGTGGAGTTGCGTTAAGAAAGGGGGGTGCGGAGCCTTGA
- a CDS encoding ParB N-terminal domain-containing protein, whose amino-acid sequence MEQLTLLPVEQLQPSSVNVRLHVSEEAVRKLAEDIAARGLLHPLIVRPEGGAYGVVCGRMRLEAIKLLQRERPEVFSRLFGRGVPCQVRELDDREALELSLAENIRQNTLTPEEVGRGLARLYELGLPEEEIARRVLVEVDTIRRAVRLYSRLSAVMSLTAESKPGRPPLREQRRRISRSGLSSVARAVEQLQTQGEGGIKPDEVVRKVAEWGKGKLSTGELRLLAERLKRDASLLRDEERLKNLIEEISREGYVERVVLLKRSLIGKLEELAKREGLSFDEELNRVVEKALAAL is encoded by the coding sequence ATGGAGCAGCTTACTCTCCTACCTGTGGAGCAGCTCCAGCCGAGCAGTGTGAACGTTCGCCTCCACGTGAGCGAGGAGGCCGTGAGGAAGCTGGCTGAGGACATTGCCGCGAGGGGTCTCCTGCACCCGCTGATCGTGCGGCCGGAGGGCGGCGCCTACGGCGTTGTCTGCGGTAGGATGCGCCTAGAAGCTATAAAGCTCCTGCAGCGCGAGAGGCCCGAGGTTTTCAGCCGCCTCTTCGGGAGGGGTGTTCCCTGCCAGGTTCGCGAGCTCGACGACCGGGAAGCGCTCGAGCTCTCGCTAGCGGAGAACATCAGGCAGAACACTCTCACCCCAGAGGAGGTGGGCAGGGGGCTCGCGCGGCTCTACGAGCTCGGCCTACCGGAAGAGGAGATCGCGCGCCGAGTGCTTGTCGAAGTGGATACCATCCGCAGGGCTGTACGGCTTTACTCCAGACTCTCGGCGGTTATGAGCCTAACCGCCGAGTCGAAGCCCGGCAGGCCCCCCCTGCGCGAGCAGAGACGCCGTATTAGCAGGTCGGGGCTCAGCTCTGTGGCGAGGGCTGTGGAGCAGCTTCAAACGCAGGGGGAGGGTGGCATCAAGCCCGATGAGGTGGTGAGAAAAGTGGCTGAGTGGGGCAAGGGGAAGCTTAGCACCGGGGAGCTTCGCCTTCTCGCCGAGAGGTTGAAGCGCGACGCTTCTCTGCTGCGCGACGAAGAGAGGCTCAAAAATTTAATTGAAGAAATTTCTAGAGAGGGCTACGTGGAGAGGGTAGTTCTGCTCAAGCGGTCCCTTATTGGAAAGTTGGAGGAGCTAGCAAAGCGGGAAGGATTAAGTTTCGACGAGGAGCTTAACAGAGTTGTCGAGAAAGCACTCGCTGCCCTTTAA
- a CDS encoding DNA topoisomerase IV subunit A, whose amino-acid sequence MKRGMVQAPSEEEVIRRLEELGSSIAKQILSGKEPYLEIPVRTLANTIWDEARKILVLGPRTAKRSFLDVGESKKFMQTVLMLSLILRARREGDYPTIRDLYYTGKHTIYYVDENGRRRSEETWDDQRESNAVIQDLEVALGLLREHMGIMHDAKGKIVGNLVVRSKGYEIDLSRMGSGAYAIPPNVDRLEILSVDAEYVLVVEKDAIFERLNEEEFWKRSRCILVTGKGQPDRSTRRMVRRLWEEFDLPVYVLTDADSYGFYIYSVYRSGSISLSYESERLATPGARFLGVAVSDIDRYKIPKNYIIKATERDLKRAKELLNYPWFKESKGWVQELELFLEKGEKVEIEALSGHGFKFLSQKYIPEKIETGSYLY is encoded by the coding sequence TTGAAGAGGGGAATGGTTCAGGCTCCGAGTGAGGAGGAGGTCATCCGCCGCTTAGAGGAGCTCGGCTCCAGCATCGCTAAACAGATACTGAGCGGTAAAGAGCCCTACCTCGAGATTCCTGTCAGAACTCTAGCTAACACGATATGGGACGAGGCTAGGAAGATACTCGTACTAGGTCCCCGTACGGCTAAGAGGAGCTTTCTGGACGTAGGCGAGTCGAAGAAATTCATGCAGACAGTACTCATGCTTTCTCTGATTCTAAGGGCTCGCAGGGAGGGGGATTACCCGACCATAAGGGACCTTTACTACACGGGTAAGCACACCATATACTACGTGGATGAGAACGGGAGAAGGCGGAGTGAGGAAACCTGGGACGACCAGAGGGAGTCTAATGCCGTCATCCAGGACCTTGAAGTGGCTCTGGGGCTGCTGAGGGAGCACATGGGCATCATGCACGACGCCAAGGGAAAGATCGTAGGCAACCTGGTTGTAAGGTCGAAGGGCTACGAGATTGACCTCTCCAGGATGGGTAGTGGAGCTTACGCGATTCCCCCCAACGTCGACAGGTTGGAGATTCTCAGCGTAGACGCGGAGTACGTCCTTGTGGTTGAGAAAGATGCTATCTTCGAGAGGCTGAACGAAGAGGAGTTCTGGAAGAGAAGCAGGTGCATACTTGTAACAGGTAAGGGTCAGCCGGACCGAAGTACGCGCAGGATGGTTAGGAGACTATGGGAGGAGTTCGACTTGCCGGTTTACGTGCTTACCGACGCTGACAGTTACGGGTTCTATATCTACAGCGTTTACCGGAGCGGGTCTATATCGCTGAGCTACGAGAGTGAACGCCTAGCTACACCGGGAGCGCGGTTCCTCGGTGTGGCGGTCTCGGATATTGATCGCTACAAGATACCGAAGAACTACATCATAAAGGCCACCGAGAGAGACCTCAAGAGGGCGAAAGAGCTTCTTAACTACCCGTGGTTTAAGGAGTCAAAGGGCTGGGTTCAGGAGCTGGAGCTTTTCCTCGAGAAGGGGGAGAAGGTGGAGATCGAGGCTCTCAGCGGCCACGGCTTCAAATTCCTGTCTCAGAAGTATATCCCTGAGAAGATCGAGACGGGAAGCTACCTCTACTAG
- a CDS encoding Lrp/AsnC ligand binding domain-containing protein — translation MVTGYMLVTTKPGKEYDVAMELKKIQYVVEVDITYGLWDIIVKIQAPSLAEFDRTIQIIRSLKGIEQTATLLSQGS, via the coding sequence ATGGTTACTGGATACATGCTGGTGACCACGAAGCCTGGAAAAGAGTATGATGTCGCGATGGAGCTTAAGAAGATACAGTATGTTGTTGAAGTGGATATAACCTACGGTCTTTGGGACATAATAGTGAAGATTCAAGCCCCCTCTCTTGCGGAGTTTGACAGGACGATACAGATTATAAGGAGCTTGAAGGGAATCGAACAGACAGCCACTCTGTTATCCCAGGGCAGCTAG
- a CDS encoding phosphoadenosine phosphosulfate reductase family protein: MGQAASRSKADVMKHVSAETFWSAALNLPLLRSDLDSLALRVRVTPPGDVIPCIGYHYKLLSRVIEEYFGSRSEAWRTLPRRKVILSNKVPYPDHAEEIIVDGQVVGHLVFSLRRGEKRWRFRPLYALVNKMLEEKSGYYAVVDLPKLSRGYTVKEGVIVSRKLPEDSDEYIALGTVNGRFLGVGVRLRGGRIFVLKSWVRRPYSFHDANPSLREAVERNEAALRDLEEEAVRFVQELSSKYRRPVVVSFSGGKDSLATLNIAVKALGPEKVTVLFNDTGIEFPETIEYVYRVADALGVELLVASAGDSFWRAVEVFGPPARDYRWCCKVTKLAPIARVLKEKFPGGVLSLVGQRKYESAARALSPRVWRNVWLPNVVAASPIHEWSALAVWFYIYRERLPINKLYFMGFDRLGCWLCPAIELGELDILERWKPGLSQKWKRYLESYAEKSGSGEEWINFGLWRWISPPKDILRFVEQKNLPASRDSASRIESVSGTTVRIILKNAKTEVSLFKLQNLLKTSPRLKEIVTSLSLGESGLTVITSRPLRNEELAELERVLLRAYNCVECLECANWCPSKAISPDPRGGIIVGGQCTGCGLCNSKCPLAEYVQRIRERGIR, translated from the coding sequence GTGGGCCAGGCAGCTTCCCGCAGCAAAGCGGACGTGATGAAGCATGTGAGCGCTGAAACTTTCTGGAGCGCAGCACTGAACTTACCTCTCCTTCGAAGCGACCTGGATAGCCTAGCTCTCAGGGTTAGAGTAACCCCTCCCGGCGACGTGATACCGTGCATTGGATACCACTACAAGCTTCTTAGCCGTGTTATCGAAGAGTACTTCGGCTCAAGGAGTGAAGCTTGGAGAACTCTCCCACGTAGAAAGGTAATCCTTTCAAACAAGGTACCGTACCCCGACCACGCTGAGGAGATCATAGTCGACGGCCAGGTAGTAGGACACCTGGTTTTCAGCTTGAGAAGAGGTGAGAAGCGCTGGCGATTCCGGCCGCTCTACGCTCTCGTAAACAAGATGCTCGAGGAGAAATCTGGTTACTACGCGGTCGTTGACCTGCCGAAGCTCAGCAGGGGGTACACAGTGAAGGAAGGCGTGATAGTGAGCAGAAAACTGCCAGAGGATAGTGACGAGTACATAGCGCTCGGCACCGTTAACGGGAGGTTCCTCGGCGTAGGCGTACGGCTTAGGGGCGGTAGGATCTTCGTTCTTAAAAGCTGGGTCAGGAGACCGTACTCTTTCCACGACGCTAATCCGAGCCTTCGGGAAGCCGTAGAGCGCAATGAAGCTGCACTCAGAGATCTCGAGGAAGAAGCTGTGAGATTCGTGCAGGAGCTAAGCTCCAAGTACCGCAGACCTGTGGTGGTATCGTTCTCAGGGGGAAAGGACAGCCTAGCCACGCTGAACATCGCGGTGAAAGCTCTCGGCCCTGAGAAAGTTACCGTGCTCTTCAACGATACGGGTATCGAGTTCCCCGAAACCATCGAGTACGTTTACCGCGTGGCAGACGCGTTAGGTGTAGAGCTGCTAGTAGCTAGCGCGGGAGACTCTTTCTGGCGGGCGGTTGAGGTCTTTGGGCCGCCGGCGAGAGATTACAGGTGGTGCTGCAAGGTAACCAAGCTAGCTCCTATCGCTAGAGTGCTGAAAGAGAAGTTTCCGGGAGGCGTGCTAAGCTTGGTCGGGCAGCGGAAATATGAATCAGCAGCAAGGGCGCTTTCGCCGAGAGTCTGGAGAAACGTGTGGTTGCCGAACGTTGTGGCGGCAAGCCCCATCCACGAGTGGAGCGCGCTGGCGGTATGGTTTTACATTTACCGCGAAAGGCTCCCAATCAACAAGCTCTACTTCATGGGCTTCGACAGGCTCGGCTGCTGGCTTTGCCCCGCGATCGAGCTGGGTGAACTCGACATCTTAGAGAGGTGGAAGCCTGGGCTCAGCCAGAAGTGGAAGCGCTACCTCGAGAGCTACGCGGAAAAGAGCGGAAGCGGGGAAGAGTGGATCAACTTCGGGTTGTGGCGATGGATTTCACCGCCAAAAGACATTCTGCGGTTTGTTGAGCAGAAAAACCTGCCAGCATCTAGAGACTCGGCAAGCCGTATCGAATCGGTTTCCGGCACCACGGTGCGAATCATTTTGAAGAATGCGAAAACAGAAGTAAGTCTTTTCAAGCTTCAAAACCTGCTTAAAACTAGCCCGCGCTTGAAGGAAATCGTCACGAGCTTGTCCTTGGGAGAAAGCGGCTTAACGGTGATCACCTCAAGGCCTCTGAGGAACGAAGAGCTCGCGGAGCTCGAGAGAGTGCTGCTTCGCGCGTACAACTGCGTTGAGTGCTTGGAGTGCGCTAACTGGTGCCCCAGTAAGGCGATAAGCCCAGACCCTCGTGGAGGGATAATTGTCGGCGGGCAGTGCACGGGATGCGGGCTCTGCAACTCCAAATGCCCTCTAGCAGAGTACGTTCAACGAATTAGAGAAAGGGGCATTAGGTAA